The genome window TCCATTCTTGTTTAAGGCAATGGTTGTCAAGAGACCCTTTTCGGAAATAATAGCCTTCTCACCCGTATTCATCAGCATGAAGCAGCCCGTACCGTAGGTATTTTTCACATCCCCTTTTTCTAAACACATTTGTCCGAAGAGAGCCGCTTGCTGGTCTCCGGCAATCCCCGCTATGGGAATCTCGGCACCAAACAGAGCCTCATCGGTTGTGCCATATACCTCACTGGAGGATTTGACCTCGGGAAGCATGGATCGAGGTATCTGCAGGGCATCCAGAAGTTCCTGGTCCCATTGGAGGGTGTGTATATTAAACATCAATGTCCGGCAGGCATTTGTCATGTCTGTTACATGGACTTTTCCCGCTGTCAATTTCCAAATCAACCAGCTGTCGATGGTTCCAAAAAGGAGCTCTCCTTTCTCTGCTTTTTCTCTGGCTCCGTCCACATTATCCAATATCCATCGTACCTTTGTTCCGGAAAAATAGGCATCCAGGGGCAAGCCTGTTTTTGAATGAAATAGGGAATCAAAACCCTGTTCTTTAAGGGAGTAGCAAATCTTCGCAGTTCGTCTGCACTGCCATACAATGGCATTGTAAACGGGTAAGCCGGTATTCTTGTCCCACACAACGGTGGTTTCTCTCTGGTTTGTGATTCCAATGGCCGCCATATCGTTTAATGACAATGTCTTGTCTTTTAAGACTTGGATCATCATATCCTTCTGACAGTTCCATATTTCTTCTGGATCATGTTCTACCCATTGCTCTTGAGGGAAAATCTGGGTGAATTCTCTTTGGGACATACCGATTATCTGTCCGGATTTATTAATGATGAGAGCTCGTGAGCTTGTAGTTCCCTGATCCAAAGCAATAACATATTTCATAAATACCCCTAAAAACGATCGAATTAAGATCAATAAAGATCATATTATGTTTATTTTTTAACATTATCAGGGAGATGTCCCGGTTTGTCCATAAAATATTGGAGGTACAAAAAATAAATATACTCGGTAGGATAAAACGCCGATAATCTTACGTATGAACTTAGTCAAAGTAGCAACAGGACTCTTTTGGTTGGAGATCCCAGAGCGAGATCTGTATCTCATGTGCGGTTGTCCCATGGACAGCATCAAACATCTGGAGAATAAGAAATTTATCCATAGAGTCGACTGTGACGCTTATTATATGGAAAGTGGACCCAATGCCATTCTCCTTTCAGACCTAGCTGTACAAAATGGCTACTTTTGTAATCTTGCTGAGTTTCCCATCCTTCATATGATGTATAAACAGGGGATGGCTCTGCCGGGACATCCCGGAAATAAGGGAAACAAACCCTGGCTTATCGGGACTTCCGAACAGGTCAATGCTCAAAAACAGTATATATTCAGGGGAAACTACGGACTTGCTTCTCCCGGGGAATTTAAGAATGCCGGCTGCGACAATGTCCAAATTGAGTCCATGTGGAAGTTAAAAATGAAGTTTAACTTCAATACCATTCTTGATCCAGAAGAGCTCGTGGATACCACAATCATCAATGAAGAGCCCGTAGAACTCCGGCCTGATGTTTTTTTAAAGCGAACAGGGATGAACTGCTACTCACTCACATACAACAATGAAACCATTGATATTGATTTGAATTTGGGGCAGCAGGAACTCTATGAGCCTCCCTATCAGCTCCTACCCCGAAAGGTTAAAAAAGAATATTTTTCAATCATCCATATTGGAGAAGGGAACGGATGGGACAATGCCAGACCCTGTATGGGCAGCATCATCTGTTTTGAAGGAAAAATTTACCTCATCGATGCGGGACCCAATATTGAATATTCACTCGATGCCCTGGGCATCAGCGTGAATGATGTGGAAGGGATTTTTCATACCCATATTCATGACGATCATTTTGCGGGGTTGACCTACCTGATCATGGCGGATCACAAAATTAAGTATTATGCCGTGGAATCGGTCATGCACACTGCCAGGATGAAACTCGCTGCTTTGATGGGCCATGATGAGTCTATTTTCGATACTGTTTTAGATCCCATACTGCTGGAATGCCACAGCTGGAATGATCTCAATGGATTGGAAGTGAAGCCAATGTTCTCTCCTCATCCAGTAGAAACTACGATCTTTTACTTCAGGGCTTTGGGAGAGGATGGCTATAAATCCTACGGGCATTTGGCGGATATCATTTCCAGCAAGGTGTTTAAGAGTTTTCTGGGTGAGAATGAAACCGATCTTTCTCAGAGCTTTTATGACGATGTGTGGAAGAGTTACCTAGAGTATGCGGATGTCAAAAAAATTGATGTTGGTGGTGGGATGGTCCATGGTGCGGCAGAGGATTTTAAACATGACCCTTCTGATATCGTTATTTTGAGTCATCTGGATCGTCATTTGAATGATGAGGAAGAAACGATAGGGGTCAATGTTGATTTCGGTAGCGCCCATGTGCTGATTCCAGCCTCAACGGATTATTCAAAGATTCATGCCGCTGAAATGCTCAGATTATATTTTCCCAAGACCAGTCAGGCCCATCTGGATATGCTCCTGGATTGTCCCATTGTAGATTTCTCACCCGAAACCCTCATTGTCGAAGACAGTACCAGGCTGGACGAGGTCTTTCTTGTTCTCACAGGCAAGGTTGACTATGTGTTTTCCGATACGGGCACATTTCATGAGATGACCGCCGGCAGTACTGTCGGACTATTGAATGGCTTGTGGAATGAGCCCATAAGGGGAACGTACAGAGCCAATGCCAATGTGGAGGCACTAGTCATACCAAAAGATGTTTTTTTAAGCTTTATGACGAAAACAAATGCCCTGGATCATATTAAAAATATGAGCAGGATTATCTTTGATCTTCAAAGTACCCGTCTTTTTGGTTCACGAATTTCTAATTCCAATATAGTCCACCTGGCTCAAAAAACAACCACCATAGAGCTGCTTCCCGGCGACTCAATCCCCGACGGATGGCCAAAAGATCTTTATATTCTAAAGAAAGGAAAAGTAGAGATTTTCTCTGATAATATAAAAATAGGCCGTCTCAAAAAATGGGAATCATGGGGTGGGTATCCCGTTTTTTCAATCTTGAGGGAGTTGAATATTGAAGCCCGGATAGCAGGTCATCATCCCTGTGAATTTTATAAAATCTCCTACGATGTTCTCAAAGAAATTCCTGTTGTGCAATGGAAATTGTTTCAGCAGTGGTCCTATTGGGAAGCCCATTACTGATCAGATTCTCCCTTTTTTGTTCTCCTCTGGAATTTTGTTTTAAATTAGAATAAAGTCCCCCTATATGACTCAAAAAAATAAGACTATACCTCAACATTTTGACTGTATTATCATTGGTACGGGACCGGCTGGGTTGGGAGCTGCATTCAAATTATTGGATGAGCGTCGAAATATAAAAATACTAATGCTCGATAAGACGAATTTCTCAACGGGCGGTTTGAGAAACGATTGTAAAATGAATTTTTCCTATCCCATTGGCTTTCCCCTGGATAACTGGACCAGTGAAGATGCTGAATCCTATCTGGAGCAGGTAGAAAAGATCCTGAAACCGACACTCCTGGAAAAACAAAACCTTGAAATTTATAGAAAAAGGGCTTCGTCCCTGGGGGTTGATCTCCTCAATATAAGGCAATCGCATTTGGGGACCGACGGTGGTTTAGAGTTGATCAAAAAACTCACAAACCAACTGGAATCTCTCGGGGTTGTCTTTGCCCTGGGAGAGGAGGCCGTCAGCATTGATGAGACGGACAAAATCCTGAATACTCTGAAAGGCAGTTACCGCTATGATAACCTGATCATTGCCCCGGGTCGTCAGGGATTTCTGTTTCTACAGAATCTCATGAAGGAGTTGAAGATCAACTTCATGGATAATATTGTGGATATCGGCATCCGGGTGGAAACCAGGCTCGAACACTATCCCATTGTAAAAGACTATTATGACCCCAAATTCCATTTCCCTGGAAAGGTCAGGACCTTTTGTACCAACAGCGGAAATGCCCATGTGGTTCAGGAGCAGTATAAGACTCATGATAACAAAACCTTTTATTCGGTCAACGGCCATGCTTGGTCCAAGAATAAAAAAGGGGAAAACGGTCTGGTCAATTTTGCCATGTTAAAAACGATCCAGCTCACCGCTCCTCTGGCCAGTGGACATGAGTATGCAGAGATCATTGGTTTGCAGGCCGCTTTATTGGGAGGGAATAAACCGATCATGCAGCGTGTGGGAGATTTCCGTTTGTCTAAACGATCCAATGAAAAAAGCTTTAATTCCGATTATTACGACTTTGAACCGACCCTGAAGAGTTGTACTCCCGGAGATATTGCACTGGCCGTTCCCAGTAAGATAATGAGAGCCATTTGGAAATCAATGAAGCAGCTGGATACGATTATTCCCGGTGTTTTGCACCCTTCCACGATAATGTATTATCCCGAAATTAAAATGTACGCCAATAAGCCCGAATTCCTGGATCATCATTTCAAAGTTCACGATGGAGTTTATATGATTGGAGACGGAGCCGGAACTAGCCGGGGCATCACAGCTGCCTGGGCCAGCGGTATTAGAGCTGCAGAAGGAATCTTAAATTAATGATTGAAAATAAACGACTAACCTTTGCTATCATCAGTCACCCCGATGCGGGTAAGACAACCATGACGGAAAAGCTCTTACTCTTTGGAGGTGCCATTCATGCCGCCGGTGCCGTTAAATCGGGTAAAACAGCTAGAAAAACTGTCTCCGACTTTATGGAGATGGAAAAAAACAGGGGTATTTCAATATCTACCTCTGTCATGGGGTTTGATTACAGGGATCGAAAAGTCAATATTCTGGATACACCGGGGCATGCCGACTTCTCCGAGGATACCTATAGGACGTTAACAGCCGTAGACAGCACTCTGATGGTGATTGATTCGGTGAAGGGTGTAGAAGAGCGAACCCGTAAACTCTGTGAAATTTGCCGCATGCGCAAGACACCCATTATTACATTTGTCAATAAATTTGACCGTGAAGGTAAAGAACCGGTAGAGCTGCTGGATGAAATAGAGGCCGAACTGAATGTGACTGTTTGTCCCATGAGCTGGCCTGTGGGGCAGGGAAAGGCCTTCAAAGGGGTCTACAGCCTTTATGAAAAGAGACTGATTCTTTTTTCGGCCCACGGTGTACAGGAAGATCAGGATGTATTTGAAATTTCTGACTTGAACAGTGATGAACTGAACCAGAGGATCGGTGACAGCGAAGCCCAGAAATTACGGGAAGAGCTGGACCTGATTACCCAGGTTTATCCACAGTTTGACCATGACTTGTATATCAGTGGAGAATTGACCCCCGTATTTTTCGGAAGTGCCATAAACAACTTCGGCATTCGCGAGCTTTTGGACTGCTTTGT of Oceanispirochaeta crateris contains these proteins:
- a CDS encoding cyclic nucleotide-binding domain-containing protein; this encodes MNLVKVATGLFWLEIPERDLYLMCGCPMDSIKHLENKKFIHRVDCDAYYMESGPNAILLSDLAVQNGYFCNLAEFPILHMMYKQGMALPGHPGNKGNKPWLIGTSEQVNAQKQYIFRGNYGLASPGEFKNAGCDNVQIESMWKLKMKFNFNTILDPEELVDTTIINEEPVELRPDVFLKRTGMNCYSLTYNNETIDIDLNLGQQELYEPPYQLLPRKVKKEYFSIIHIGEGNGWDNARPCMGSIICFEGKIYLIDAGPNIEYSLDALGISVNDVEGIFHTHIHDDHFAGLTYLIMADHKIKYYAVESVMHTARMKLAALMGHDESIFDTVLDPILLECHSWNDLNGLEVKPMFSPHPVETTIFYFRALGEDGYKSYGHLADIISSKVFKSFLGENETDLSQSFYDDVWKSYLEYADVKKIDVGGGMVHGAAEDFKHDPSDIVILSHLDRHLNDEEETIGVNVDFGSAHVLIPASTDYSKIHAAEMLRLYFPKTSQAHLDMLLDCPIVDFSPETLIVEDSTRLDEVFLVLTGKVDYVFSDTGTFHEMTAGSTVGLLNGLWNEPIRGTYRANANVEALVIPKDVFLSFMTKTNALDHIKNMSRIIFDLQSTRLFGSRISNSNIVHLAQKTTTIELLPGDSIPDGWPKDLYILKKGKVEIFSDNIKIGRLKKWESWGGYPVFSILRELNIEARIAGHHPCEFYKISYDVLKEIPVVQWKLFQQWSYWEAHY
- a CDS encoding FAD-dependent oxidoreductase, which translates into the protein MTQKNKTIPQHFDCIIIGTGPAGLGAAFKLLDERRNIKILMLDKTNFSTGGLRNDCKMNFSYPIGFPLDNWTSEDAESYLEQVEKILKPTLLEKQNLEIYRKRASSLGVDLLNIRQSHLGTDGGLELIKKLTNQLESLGVVFALGEEAVSIDETDKILNTLKGSYRYDNLIIAPGRQGFLFLQNLMKELKINFMDNIVDIGIRVETRLEHYPIVKDYYDPKFHFPGKVRTFCTNSGNAHVVQEQYKTHDNKTFYSVNGHAWSKNKKGENGLVNFAMLKTIQLTAPLASGHEYAEIIGLQAALLGGNKPIMQRVGDFRLSKRSNEKSFNSDYYDFEPTLKSCTPGDIALAVPSKIMRAIWKSMKQLDTIIPGVLHPSTIMYYPEIKMYANKPEFLDHHFKVHDGVYMIGDGAGTSRGITAAWASGIRAAEGILN
- the glpK gene encoding glycerol kinase GlpK; the protein is MKYVIALDQGTTSSRALIINKSGQIIGMSQREFTQIFPQEQWVEHDPEEIWNCQKDMMIQVLKDKTLSLNDMAAIGITNQRETTVVWDKNTGLPVYNAIVWQCRRTAKICYSLKEQGFDSLFHSKTGLPLDAYFSGTKVRWILDNVDGAREKAEKGELLFGTIDSWLIWKLTAGKVHVTDMTNACRTLMFNIHTLQWDQELLDALQIPRSMLPEVKSSSEVYGTTDEALFGAEIPIAGIAGDQQAALFGQMCLEKGDVKNTYGTGCFMLMNTGEKAIISEKGLLTTIALNKNGKTTYALEGSIFMGGAVVQWLRDNLNIIEDAPQCDALAEEVKNNGGVYLVPAFQGLGAPYWNMEARAAITGLTRASNKRHICRAALESIAYRSWDVMKIMQEESQIPMKRIKVDGGASRSNILMQFQSDISHSEVIRPKSIETTALGAAYLAGLAVGFWQSMDEIGKIWMEDRVFKPSMSEEERISIYDGWKNAVRKCLS
- a CDS encoding peptide chain release factor 3, translated to MIENKRLTFAIISHPDAGKTTMTEKLLLFGGAIHAAGAVKSGKTARKTVSDFMEMEKNRGISISTSVMGFDYRDRKVNILDTPGHADFSEDTYRTLTAVDSTLMVIDSVKGVEERTRKLCEICRMRKTPIITFVNKFDREGKEPVELLDEIEAELNVTVCPMSWPVGQGKAFKGVYSLYEKRLILFSAHGVQEDQDVFEISDLNSDELNQRIGDSEAQKLREELDLITQVYPQFDHDLYISGELTPVFFGSAINNFGIRELLDCFVDIAPGPGEFEAEDRTVRPDEKPFTGFVFKIHANLDPRHRDRIAFMRIVSGEFEKNHTYTHVRTGKGFKTANPTAFMAQSRNVVDTAVPGDIIGLHDTGTFKIGDTLTEGEKIQFKGIPSFAPQIFRTVVNKDPLKDKQFKKGLDQLAEEGVVQIFTKVVTKQKLIGVVGALQLDVIQHRLLNEYKATCIFEPVDFQTACWIHAPEKAVLDKFVAENQNKIALDVRGQLIYLAPSRWMLDRTVEDYAGLKYYFTSDLK